The Leptolyngbya sp. CCY15150 genome contains the following window.
AGCTTTCCGTGGACTAGATGCCAATATTTTGGTGCAGGAGTTTATTAAGGAAGCCGGGGGCATGGATATCCGCTGCTTTGTGATTGGCGACAAGGTGGTGGCGGCTATGAAGCGTCAGGGAGCCCCCGGCGAATTTCGCTCTAACCTGCACCGGGGCGGTATGGCAGCCAAAATTAAACTCACCCCGGAAGAGCGTAGCACGGCGATCCGAGCTGCTAAAGCCATGGGGCTGCGGGTGGCAGGGGTCGATATTCTGCGATCGAACCATGGCCCAGTGGTGATGGAGGTGAATTCATCCCCTGGTCTAGAGGGCATTGAAGCGGCAACCCAGGCGGATGTGGCAGGTAAGATTATTGAATTTGTGGCCAAAAATGCTACGCCGCAACGCAGCCGAAATCGCCTCAATGGTTAACCATGGCTAACCACAGTGCTGCAGGTTTGCGATACTCTGGAATGCATGAGTGATGTCAATGTCAGCAGGGATACAAAGGGTGGAGTCGAAGAGCGATCGCCCCTCGGTCGTCAGCCGGGGACGGCGATCGCGATTGGTGGAGTGGAGGTGCTGCCGGGACGCAAGCAGCGTCTAGAACTTCCCATTGCCCGTCTACCGACGCAAACGTTACTCAGTTTACCGGTGACGGTGATCAATGGGCGCTATCAAGGGCCCTGTCTTTGGCTGAGTGCCGCTATTCATGGCGATGAAATTAACGGTGTGGATATTATCCGCCAAGTGCTGACCCAGGTAAAACCCCATCGCCTGCATGGACGGCTGATTGCCGTTCCCATTGTCAATATGTTTGGCTTTATCGAACAATCGCGCTATCTACCCGATCGCCGCGACTTAAATCGATCTTTTCCTGGCTCCAAGCGCGGCTCCTTGGCAGCTCGCCTCGCCCATTTGTTTATGACTGAGGTGGTCGCCCATTGCGACTACGGCATTGACTTACATACCGCCTCTTTTCATCGCGTCAACTGGCCTCAGGTGCGCGGCGACTTCAGCAATGCCAAGACCTATGCGGTAGCGAAGGCCTTTGGGGCACCCATTATCATTCATTCATCCATGCGGGATGGTTCCCTGCGACAAGCGGCAGCCAATCGCGGCATCCCAGTGCTGCTCTACGAAGCTGGGGAAGCCCTACGGTTTGACCAAGACGCGATCGCTACCGGCGTGACGGGCATTTTACAGGTGATGTCGGCATTAGGGATGTATAGCTCACCTATCCTTCATCCTTCAGTTGATCCCATCGAGGTGCAGGAAACGAAATGGGTGCGGGCGAGTCGAAGCGGAATGCTGCACCCAGCAGTGACTTTAGGACAGTCGATTCAGAAAAAACAATCTTTGGGCTTCATCACGGATGCCTTCGGCGATCGCACCAGTAAAATTGATAGTCCCTACAACGGCATTGTCATCGGTCACACCAATAATCCCTTAGTCAATCAAGGCGATGGTCTATTTCATCTCGCGGTGACTGAGTCCTAGGGGGCGATCGCTAGATCCGAAACTTACCCTAACTCATCTATACACCTTTTTATACAGCGATGATCTTGGTTACCCTAAATCTATTCATATTCCCCCCAAAAACAATTCAAGTCTTCATCTAATTTGGACTGCCGTTGCTACAGTACATCTTCCTCTAATTGCAAATCACGCAAAGAGTATCTTTTCTCAACTGATTGGTTAGATCTTTCAATAACCTCTGCAACAACACGTCGATTCACCATAGGTCCAACTCGATCATCAATTTCCTCTACCGAGGCGTCATGAAGAGCGATCGCTCTGCCGCAGCTTTTCTCACGAGTTGTTGGACAGTAGCAGGCACTGGGCTAACTCAGTCGCCAGCAGCCCAGTGCAGCTTCAAGCAAATGCGCTAGGGCAGGATCACAGGGCACCATGTGCCGATGGTATGGTTGATGTGAAAGGTTGTCACAGCAGTTTTCCTACGCGATACCATTTGCAAGGCTGGGGTGGCGATCAACCTATTGATTTAACACATCCCGCTTGTGCTGAGGGGCAGCAGCGATCGCAGCCACTTGGGCTCTCAAGTCCTCTGAGATTCCCAATTCCTCAAGGGTGATCATCAAGTCTTCGGCTACGGCGTCAAAGTGCTCGCTGTTTAGTCCATGGTGTTTGACGAGTTCTTGATGGGCTTCGCGCATATAGCGGCCATCGTACTTATCGGTGCCGCCAAAGGCGTAGGTCAAGAAGGCCTTTTGGTGTGCTCGCTGCTTGGTCATGTTCACGTTGGCAAAGAAGTGCTTAATGCGATCATCCTGGAGCACGCGCTCGTAAAATTTATCGACGGCTAAATCTACTGCTGCTGCGCCACCTAGTTGGTCAAATAAGGTCGTCATGGGTTGTCCTTTGAAATAAAAAACGATTGAGAGATGTCTGTTGAGAAATGTCTGTTTTTTGGGCGTTGCTGAATGAGGCAATGAAATCGGAACGTGAGATGCTCACACTCCCAACTCATTCGCCATCAAGACAGTGTGAGCGAGACGCTCACGGTTAAACATGAGCTACTCCACTGTTTGGCCTCAGTGTGACAGAGATTGTTCAATTTGTTCATGAGGTAGCTCATAGTCTGACCACTTCCAGTCTTCAAGGCTGGATACATGGATACAAAACAAAGCCCTCAATCAGGGGGCGATCGCTTTTTCTGAGAGATGTTGCGAGGGGCGATCGCTAGAACGGCAGATCTGTATCTGTACTGAAAAGGCATTGACTATAATGCCAGCCTTCACGGATGACCCAGTCGCTACGGACACCTCTGGTAGATCCTAGAAACGTAACCCTCGCCTCATAGATTCCTGGCTGGACAGAAAAAACTTTCTCTTCTCCCTTTCGACATACCTAGGGCTGAGAATTGAGAGAGGCAAGCATGGCTTTGAGGTGATGGAGTCCCACTGAATAGGTTGTCTTGCGCCGATGGGTTGCTTTTGATGGCTGAGGTACGGTTGGACGTTCATCGCACCTACTATTGGATCGCTGCTTTGGTTTTGGGTGACCACTTTTCAATCTGTCGAGTCCATCGTTTTGTCTCCTGGCAACATAGTATTCCCCTGGCTGTGGGATTCTATAGATAGCAAATCGATCACATTTGACTAGCAGATATTGCAGTCCCTTTGGGTGGCGGGTGAACTGGAGGGCGATCGCTTCTGGGTCGGCCTTGTAATGTTGCTGGAAATGTTGGCATAGCTGTTGCCGACTGATCCATGGAGTCTGGGTGTTCTGTTGATTGTCGTCGATCAGATGCTCTATTGCTTTTAGAAAATTGTGCTTCGACCAACCGTCTTTCATGGGTTGTCCTGGTTCTAGAATGTGGGAGTTTATTGCACGGGATGCTATGGGACTTGTGCTGGTCATGCACTGACCAGGCCATGCCTAACTACAGATTGACGGTGCAATGTATCGCACGACTTATCGGTCTAAATTTGGTGTGGGTTTCCCTACATTCTCGATGTCATCTATCAGGCCAAGGTTGATCCAATGGATGGACGTTGGTCTGAATGTTGATGTGGATGCTTAGGTGTGAAGTACATTTGCGGCGCGGGATGTTTGCTAATCGTCACGCCATTGAAGGGTTGACCCTATAGCGAGAAGGGTTGACTGTTCTGCGATCGCAGAACAACATGTCCGACATCGCAAAACAGAATCCTGATCGAAGGACAAAAGTGTTTTGCTGAGACGTTTTTTGCAGCATTTTTAAGCCCCCAGACTTGTCACTTAGCAAGCATGTTGGCTAGCCAAATATTGGGGCATAGATTGGGCTCTGAAATCCTGGAGAGATGACTGCGACCATGGGCTGTGAGGGGGTGGGCAGGAGGGGAGATCTTTCAGGACTCGGGCAACCTCAGCGGCGCTTCAGGGGGGCTACAGTCCATCGGGTTAATTGCGGTATTCGCAAACAATCAGCAGCCCTCTATCCCTATAAAACCCTTGTTTTGTAAGCAATCTGGAGAATCCTGACCTGGAATAAAAGTCTACTGGACTAATATTGGACTAAATTTTTGAGGGTCATTTCAGGGCAATTCTAGGGCGATCGCCTCCCCTCCGTCCTCTGAACACCGACCACGATCCAGGCAATTTGGCCTGTAGATCGGGTTGGCGATCGCCCCCAACTCACCTCAATCACCCCTGAAGTGTATCCAATTTACCACCCAAAAAACGCGGATTTTAGGGGGAAAATCCAGGCAAAATTTGCTGCTTGAATTGCCTTAAATCAAGACATTAATTCTTAGAAATAGACCTAAAACAAACACAATAGACTCACATTAAGATAGCCATATATAACTAAGAGATTAATAGTCTTAAATTAGGACTCATTTCAAGACTATTTGTATTGATATAAGACCTTGTTTGCAAGCGATCGCTCCCTAGTTTTGGGAACACAAAAACGCCGTTCTTCAATCTCCCGTTATCCAGTCAAAAGCGATCGCTCCGTTTCGCCCATTTGCGCAATCACCAAATTCTTTATCTCAAAACGAGACGCTTAATCTTGTTACTAGTCTTAACTTAAGACTTAAAAATTCAACTTAAGACTTAGGTTAAGACTTCAAAAATTAATTCAAGACTGAATTTCTTAACAAAGATAGCGATCGCCTATATTGCCCATCATTCTTAGTTCTAGGTATTCTTTTGGTAAAAGATCCCACTCAGATTTACGCTAACAATCAGCCCAATAAATTTATCGGTAAAAACCATGTCCAAAAACCATTACAAATTCAGCTTCTTCAATCGGCGATCGCCCATGTTGTGGGGAGCGATCGCCCTTGCCCTCACCCTAGGAGCCTGCGGCGAAACGGCTCCTAGCGCTGATTCCGATGCTGCCGATACTGCCGATACGACCGACACCGCTGCCAGCAGCGAAGCGCTGAAAATTGGCACCCTGCTGCCGATCACCGGCGACCTGGCCCAATATGGTGGCCCGATGCAAGATTCCGCCACCTTATTAGTCGAAACCGTAAACGGTTGCGGCGGTGTTCTAGGGCAACCCGTGCAGCTCATTTCTGAAGACGACCAAACCGATCCGGCCGCTGGGGCCGCCGCTATGAGTAAACTTGCCGAAGTCGATCAAGTCTCTGGCGTTGTGGGAGCTGCTGCTAGCTCCGTCTCCAGCGCTGCTGTTGACATTGCCGTTCGCAACCAAGTGGTCGAAATTTCCCCCTCTGCCACCAGCCCCGTTTTCACAGAACAAGCCAAAGCCGGTGACTTTGATGGCTACTGGTTCCGCACGGCACCGCCCGACACCTTCCAAGGCCAAGCCCTGGCCCAGTTAGCCATGGATCAGGGGTATGAAACCGTTGCCGTCATCGCAATTAATAACGACTACGGTAGCGGTCTGGTTCAGTCCTTCGCTGAAGCCTACACCGCCCTCGGGGGCACCGTCGTCAACCAAGACAATCCCACCCTCTATCCCCCCGATGCTTCCTCCTTCGACTCCGAAGTCAGCAGCGTCTTCAATGGTTCCCCCGATGCTGTCCTGCTCGTTGCCTATCCTGAGACCGGCAGTCTCATTCTGCAAGCTGCCTTTGAGCAGGGTTTTCTCGATGGCGAGACCCAAGTGTTGCTGACCGATGGCATGAAAGATGCCAGCATCGCTGAACTGGTCGGCAAAGATAGCGACGGCAGCTTCGTCATTTCTGGCGTCATGGGCACCGCGCCCAGTGCTGGCGGCCCTGGCTTAGAACAATTCACCGCCATCTATAACGACGCCTTTAACCGCGACCCCTCTGTTTTTGATCCCAACACATGGGATGCCACCGCTCTCATTGCCCTAGCGGCAGAAGCAGCCGGCGATACTAGCGGT
Protein-coding sequences here:
- a CDS encoding succinylglutamate desuccinylase/aspartoacylase family protein; the encoded protein is MSDVNVSRDTKGGVEERSPLGRQPGTAIAIGGVEVLPGRKQRLELPIARLPTQTLLSLPVTVINGRYQGPCLWLSAAIHGDEINGVDIIRQVLTQVKPHRLHGRLIAVPIVNMFGFIEQSRYLPDRRDLNRSFPGSKRGSLAARLAHLFMTEVVAHCDYGIDLHTASFHRVNWPQVRGDFSNAKTYAVAKAFGAPIIIHSSMRDGSLRQAAANRGIPVLLYEAGEALRFDQDAIATGVTGILQVMSALGMYSSPILHPSVDPIEVQETKWVRASRSGMLHPAVTLGQSIQKKQSLGFITDAFGDRTSKIDSPYNGIVIGHTNNPLVNQGDGLFHLAVTES
- a CDS encoding group 1 truncated hemoglobin yields the protein MTTLFDQLGGAAAVDLAVDKFYERVLQDDRIKHFFANVNMTKQRAHQKAFLTYAFGGTDKYDGRYMREAHQELVKHHGLNSEHFDAVAEDLMITLEELGISEDLRAQVAAIAAAPQHKRDVLNQ
- a CDS encoding ABC transporter substrate-binding protein; translated protein: MSKNHYKFSFFNRRSPMLWGAIALALTLGACGETAPSADSDAADTADTTDTAASSEALKIGTLLPITGDLAQYGGPMQDSATLLVETVNGCGGVLGQPVQLISEDDQTDPAAGAAAMSKLAEVDQVSGVVGAAASSVSSAAVDIAVRNQVVEISPSATSPVFTEQAKAGDFDGYWFRTAPPDTFQGQALAQLAMDQGYETVAVIAINNDYGSGLVQSFAEAYTALGGTVVNQDNPTLYPPDASSFDSEVSSVFNGSPDAVLLVAYPETGSLILQAAFEQGFLDGETQVLLTDGMKDASIAELVGKDSDGSFVISGVMGTAPSAGGPGLEQFTAIYNDAFNRDPSVFDPNTWDATALIALAAEAAGDTSGTAIRDAIRNVANAPGTEVTDVCEALELIRQGEDINYQGASGPVDLDDQGDVVGSYDIWTVGDDGAIQVQETIEIGG